A genomic stretch from Dermochelys coriacea isolate rDerCor1 chromosome 24, rDerCor1.pri.v4, whole genome shotgun sequence includes:
- the CREB3L4 gene encoding cyclic AMP-responsive element-binding protein 3-like protein 4 isoform X2, with the protein MGEPGSPALQAVLFEQQKGLFPSSTVPSQDPPFALLEPASALKKGFEEWAVSGGSGLNDSEPEDFLNVIINPNEVYSPGCARASPGSDSSISDEPGSDSPRPGSGGPAAFCAVICNQSDPLHSDMVSIQLGDWLPPLLIPDACIVNELSSAPLSDVARPGTVPMVVSTGDMQAAVALLQFPDLFLTDEEKRLLSQEGVSLPSNLPLTKAEERLLKKVRRKIRNKQSAQDSRRRKKDYIDGLESRVAACSAQNQQLQKKVQELEKHNVSLLDQLRNLQALIKPRPSKAAQTSTCILILIFSLGLVIFPSYSPLRGGSRGSQDSYQPTGVISRNILNQGEFSELAEAPSPKEPLAPEPEPPLEEQLGSEAAVEEGVEGAAGGPTLLGAGSQKKGTNMSAQAQLEQQAAPKGLPQWNGPGASRNAAKSVHADEM; encoded by the exons atGGGGGAGCCCGGCAGCCCCGCACTCCAGGCTGTTCTCTTCGAGCAGCAGAAGGGCCTGTTCCCCAGCAGCACCGTACCAAGCCAAGATCCCCCGTTCGCCCTCCTGGAGCCAGCTTCCGCCCTGAAGAAGGGCTTTGAGGAGTGGGCGGTCAGCGGGGGCAGC GGGCTGAACGACAGCGAGCCCGAGGACTTCCTCAACGTGATCATCAACCCCAACGAAGTCTACAGCCCGGGGTGCGCGCGGGCCTCCCCAGGCAGCGATAGCAGCATCTCGGATGAGCCCGGCTCGGACAGCCCCCGGCCCGGCTCGGGGGGCCCCGCCGCCTTCTGCGCAGTCATCTGCAACCAGAGCGACCCCCTCCACAGCGACATGGTCTCCATCCAGCTGG GTGACTGGTTGCCCCCCCTGCTGATCCCTGACGCCTGCATCGTGAATGAGCTGTCGTCTGCACCCCTATCTGACGTGGCCAGGCCTGGCACGGTGCCCATGGTGGTGAGCACTGGGGACATGCAGGCAGCTGTGGCCCTG ctgcagttcccggATCTGTTCCTGACGGACGAGGAGAAGCGGCTGCTGTCGCAAGAGGGGGTGTCCCTGCCCAGTAACCTGCCACTCACCAAG GCCGAGGAGCGGCTCCTGAAGAAGGTACGGAGGAAGATCCGGAACAAGCAGTCGGCCCAGGACAGCCGGCGGCGGAAGAAGGACTACATCGATGGGCTGGAGAGCCG GGTGGCAGCATGTTCAGCCCAGAACCAgcagctgcagaagaaggtgcagGAGCTGGAGAAACACAATGT ATCCCTGCTGGACCAGCTGCGTAACCTGCAAGCGCTGATCAAACCCAGGCCCAGCAAAGCCGCGCAGACCAGCACCTGCATCCTG ATCCTGATCTTCTCCCTGGGACTCGTCATCTTCCCCAGCTACAGCCCCCTGCGCGGGGGCTCGCGGGGCAGCCAGGACAGCTACCAGCCCACCGGAG tgaTCTCTAGGAACATCCTGAACCAGGGGGAGTTCTCAGAACTGGCCGAAGCCCCCAGCCCCAAGGAGCCGTtggccccagagcctgaaccaCCCCTGGAGGAGCAGCTGGGGTCCGAGGCTGCGGTGGAGGAGGGAGTGGAAGGAGCAGCCGGGGGCCCAACCCTTCTGGGTGCCGGGAGCCAGAAGAAGGGCACAAACATGTCAGCTCAGgcccagctggagcagcaggcgGCTCCCAAGGGGCTGCCCCAGTGGAACGGACCCGGAGCCAGCAGGAATGCCGCTAAGTCAGTCCACGCCGACGAGATgtga
- the CREB3L4 gene encoding cyclic AMP-responsive element-binding protein 3-like protein 4 isoform X1, with protein MGEPGSPALQAVLFEQQKGLFPSSTVPSQDPPFALLEPASALKKGFEEWAVSGGSGLNDSEPEDFLNVIINPNEVYSPGCARASPGSDSSISDEPGSDSPRPGSGGPAAFCAVICNQSDPLHSDMVSIQLGDWLPPLLIPDACIVNELSSAPLSDVARPGTVPMVVSTGDMQAAVALQLQFPDLFLTDEEKRLLSQEGVSLPSNLPLTKAEERLLKKVRRKIRNKQSAQDSRRRKKDYIDGLESRVAACSAQNQQLQKKVQELEKHNVSLLDQLRNLQALIKPRPSKAAQTSTCILILIFSLGLVIFPSYSPLRGGSRGSQDSYQPTGVISRNILNQGEFSELAEAPSPKEPLAPEPEPPLEEQLGSEAAVEEGVEGAAGGPTLLGAGSQKKGTNMSAQAQLEQQAAPKGLPQWNGPGASRNAAKSVHADEM; from the exons atGGGGGAGCCCGGCAGCCCCGCACTCCAGGCTGTTCTCTTCGAGCAGCAGAAGGGCCTGTTCCCCAGCAGCACCGTACCAAGCCAAGATCCCCCGTTCGCCCTCCTGGAGCCAGCTTCCGCCCTGAAGAAGGGCTTTGAGGAGTGGGCGGTCAGCGGGGGCAGC GGGCTGAACGACAGCGAGCCCGAGGACTTCCTCAACGTGATCATCAACCCCAACGAAGTCTACAGCCCGGGGTGCGCGCGGGCCTCCCCAGGCAGCGATAGCAGCATCTCGGATGAGCCCGGCTCGGACAGCCCCCGGCCCGGCTCGGGGGGCCCCGCCGCCTTCTGCGCAGTCATCTGCAACCAGAGCGACCCCCTCCACAGCGACATGGTCTCCATCCAGCTGG GTGACTGGTTGCCCCCCCTGCTGATCCCTGACGCCTGCATCGTGAATGAGCTGTCGTCTGCACCCCTATCTGACGTGGCCAGGCCTGGCACGGTGCCCATGGTGGTGAGCACTGGGGACATGCAGGCAGCTGTGGCCCTG cagctgcagttcccggATCTGTTCCTGACGGACGAGGAGAAGCGGCTGCTGTCGCAAGAGGGGGTGTCCCTGCCCAGTAACCTGCCACTCACCAAG GCCGAGGAGCGGCTCCTGAAGAAGGTACGGAGGAAGATCCGGAACAAGCAGTCGGCCCAGGACAGCCGGCGGCGGAAGAAGGACTACATCGATGGGCTGGAGAGCCG GGTGGCAGCATGTTCAGCCCAGAACCAgcagctgcagaagaaggtgcagGAGCTGGAGAAACACAATGT ATCCCTGCTGGACCAGCTGCGTAACCTGCAAGCGCTGATCAAACCCAGGCCCAGCAAAGCCGCGCAGACCAGCACCTGCATCCTG ATCCTGATCTTCTCCCTGGGACTCGTCATCTTCCCCAGCTACAGCCCCCTGCGCGGGGGCTCGCGGGGCAGCCAGGACAGCTACCAGCCCACCGGAG tgaTCTCTAGGAACATCCTGAACCAGGGGGAGTTCTCAGAACTGGCCGAAGCCCCCAGCCCCAAGGAGCCGTtggccccagagcctgaaccaCCCCTGGAGGAGCAGCTGGGGTCCGAGGCTGCGGTGGAGGAGGGAGTGGAAGGAGCAGCCGGGGGCCCAACCCTTCTGGGTGCCGGGAGCCAGAAGAAGGGCACAAACATGTCAGCTCAGgcccagctggagcagcaggcgGCTCCCAAGGGGCTGCCCCAGTGGAACGGACCCGGAGCCAGCAGGAATGCCGCTAAGTCAGTCCACGCCGACGAGATgtga
- the SLC39A1 gene encoding zinc transporter ZIP1, with translation MAEWPEPRADPDQMIWSPGSSMAVLRSPTGLEVKLGSLVTLLLLTILCGLAPLCVFRPHRNGAGSLDTRRKVLSLVSCFAGGVFLATCLLDLVPDYLASINEALAALRVTLQFPLQEFIMAMGFFLVLVMEQIVLAYKDQSGSLEETRALLGASAQDSTIQSQHWQEGPLHPAWGPAQERPHVHVDFNAHSAIRSFILVFSLSLHSVFEGLAVGLQEASAKVLEICLALLIHKCIIAFSLSLKLLQGRLRPRAVVGCLLLFAFMSPLGIGLGVALTETSGALHQLSRSVLEGLATGTFIYITFLEILPHELSSSEQRILKIILLLAGFALVTSILFIKI, from the exons ATGGCTGAGTGGCCGGAGCCCAGGGCCGACCCCGACCAGATGAtctggagccctggctccagcatggctgtGCTCCGGTCCCCCACGGGCTTGGAGGTGAAGCTGGGCTCCCTGGTgacgctgctgctgctgaccaTCCTGTGCGGCCTAGCTCCGCTCTGCGTCTTCCGGCCCCACAGGAACGGGGCCGGTTCGTTGG ACACGCGCAGAAAGGTCCTGAGCCTGGTGAGCTGCTTTGCGGGTGGCGTGTTCCTGGCTACCTGCCTCCTCGATCTGGTCCCCGACTACCTGGCAAGCATCAATGAAGCGCTGGCTGCCCTGAGAGTCACC CTCCAGTTCCCCTTGCAGGAGTTCATCATGGCCATGGGCTTCTTCCTGGTGCTGGTGATGGAGCAGATTGTGCTGGCCTACAAGGACCAGTCTGGCTCCCTGGAGGAGACGCGGGCGCTGCTGGGGGCCTCGGCCCAGGACAGCACCATCCAGTCCCAGCACTGGCAGGAGGGGCCCCTGCACCCTGCCTGGGGCCCAGCCCAGGAGCGCCCCCATGTGCATGTCGACTTCAACGCGCACTCAGCCATCCGCTCCTTCATCCTGGTCTTCTCGCTCTCTCTGCACTCCGTCTTCGAGGGGCTGGCCGTGGGGCTGCAGGAGGCCAGTGCCAAGGTGCTGGAGATCTGCCTGGCCCTGCTCATCCACAAGTGCATCATCGCCTTCAGCCTCTCGCTCAAGCTGCTGCAGGGCCGGCTGCGCCCCCGGGCCGTGGTCGGCTGCCTGCTGCTCTTTGCCTTCATGTCCCCGCTGGGGATCGGCCTAGGGGTGGCCCTGACGGAGACCTCGGGCGCCCTGCACCAGCTCTCCCGCAGCGTGCTGGAGGGGCTGGCCACCGGCACCTTCATCTACATCACCTTCCTGGAGATTCTGCCGCATGAACTCAGCTCCTCCGAGCAGAGGATTCTTAAGATCATTCTGCTCCTCGCCGGCTTCGCCCTGGTCACCAGCATCCTCTTCATTAAGATCTGA